In Saccharothrix syringae, the following are encoded in one genomic region:
- a CDS encoding DAHP synthetase I family protein → MTAAVQMPPAAEVPRPLGVAYEVHRHRTTIRRVLDGEDDRLVVVAGPNPLRGTAALLDYARQLAEAAVPYTQQLLVVLRVLPEVPGGGGLVGGMDFPALRRFLLDAGRIGLPVATEHHHPAAAAATADLVAHAVVRSRRVPVAVLPMPAGVACDSPEDIAAAVRAAAVPADRSPGHGTPDAVAVRAAGSARPTGYSTPDAVAVRATGSARPTGYPAPDAVAVRATGSARPTGYSTPDAVAVSATGPTGTPLGHDTRAWCPRPHAVVRPSAAGVLPVRATVDRLRGTGLAGRLLVDLTPRADHERGQWAGGAEVARLLAAGHTGPAGVLVESSLHGAGARLSLPDTVALLDTLAIAVERRRMRLR, encoded by the coding sequence GTGACCGCCGCCGTCCAGATGCCGCCCGCCGCCGAGGTGCCCCGCCCGCTGGGGGTGGCCTACGAGGTGCACCGCCACCGGACGACCATCCGCCGCGTGCTCGACGGCGAGGACGACCGGCTCGTCGTGGTGGCCGGCCCGAACCCGCTGCGCGGCACGGCCGCGCTGCTCGACTACGCCCGGCAGCTCGCCGAGGCCGCGGTCCCGTACACGCAGCAGTTGCTGGTCGTGCTGCGCGTGCTGCCGGAGGTGCCCGGTGGCGGGGGACTGGTCGGCGGCATGGACTTCCCCGCCCTGCGCCGGTTCCTGCTCGACGCGGGCCGGATCGGCCTGCCGGTGGCGACCGAGCACCACCACCCCGCCGCGGCCGCGGCGACGGCCGACCTGGTGGCGCACGCGGTGGTGCGGTCCCGGCGGGTGCCGGTGGCTGTGCTGCCGATGCCGGCGGGGGTGGCCTGCGACAGCCCGGAGGACATCGCCGCCGCGGTCCGCGCCGCTGCTGTTCCGGCCGACCGGTCACCCGGCCACGGCACTCCCGACGCCGTCGCGGTTCGCGCTGCCGGCTCGGCCCGGCCAACCGGATACTCCACTCCCGATGCCGTCGCGGTCCGTGCCACCGGCTCGGCCCGGCCAACCGGGTACCCCGCCCCTGACGCCGTCGCGGTCCGTGCCACCGGCTCGGCCCGGCCAACCGGGTACTCCACCCCTGACGCCGTCGCGGTCAGCGCCACCGGCCCCACCGGCACACCACTCGGCCACGACACCCGGGCCTGGTGCCCCCGACCGCACGCGGTGGTGCGCCCGTCGGCGGCGGGGGTGCTGCCCGTCCGCGCGACCGTCGACCGGCTCCGCGGCACGGGCCTCGCCGGGCGGCTGCTGGTCGACCTCACCCCTCGCGCCGACCACGAGCGCGGCCAGTGGGCCGGCGGCGCGGAGGTGGCGCGCCTGCTCGCGGCCGGCCACACCGGACCGGCGGGCGTGCTCGTGGAGTCGTCCCTGCACGGCGCCGGCGCCCGCCTGAGCCTGCCCGACACCGTGGCGTTGCTGGACACCCTGGCCATCGCCGTGGAGCGGCGCCGGATGCGCCTGCGCTGA
- a CDS encoding lipoprotein, which yields MLRKHVAPLAALFALGALALTACGGSTAGSAPAPTSTAQEQAAGAADGEPSLFSGSARSNKADESSGDLAPAAAPRDVKGRWVQLRAASAGALDPVVVDGRGLTLYRFDKDTAKPSKSNCNGDCAKTWPPVTVNAGGKVFLTGIRKADVGFVRRDDGQLQLTVGGWPVYRFAKDAEPGDTLGQGVGGTWFGVTPDGRKALGAAPQPPATDPAAGPATNVVLFSGKDFDDFSGNNFATSLQGPGCQDVRGTFLSLVPGGSVKLWSEPGCKGTSLVVTDDVRDVTALGFPHGPGSLFFG from the coding sequence ATGCTGCGCAAGCATGTCGCACCCCTTGCCGCCCTTTTCGCCCTCGGCGCCCTGGCGCTGACCGCCTGTGGCGGCAGCACCGCGGGCAGTGCCCCCGCACCCACCAGTACCGCGCAGGAGCAGGCCGCGGGGGCCGCCGACGGCGAGCCCTCCCTGTTCTCGGGCTCGGCCAGGTCCAACAAGGCCGACGAGAGCAGCGGCGACCTCGCCCCCGCCGCCGCGCCCCGGGACGTCAAGGGCAGGTGGGTCCAGCTGCGGGCCGCGTCCGCGGGCGCCCTCGACCCGGTCGTCGTCGACGGCAGGGGCCTGACGCTGTACCGGTTCGACAAGGACACCGCCAAGCCCTCGAAGTCCAACTGCAACGGCGACTGCGCCAAGACCTGGCCGCCGGTGACCGTCAACGCGGGCGGCAAGGTCTTCCTCACCGGCATCAGGAAGGCCGACGTCGGGTTCGTGCGCCGGGACGACGGACAGCTCCAGCTCACCGTCGGCGGCTGGCCGGTCTACCGCTTCGCCAAGGACGCCGAACCCGGTGACACCCTGGGCCAGGGCGTGGGCGGCACGTGGTTCGGCGTGACCCCCGACGGGCGGAAGGCCCTGGGCGCGGCGCCGCAGCCGCCCGCCACCGACCCCGCGGCCGGGCCCGCCACCAACGTCGTGCTGTTCTCCGGCAAGGACTTCGACGACTTCTCCGGGAACAACTTCGCCACCAGCCTCCAGGGCCCGGGTTGCCAGGACGTCCGCGGCACCTTCCTGTCGCTCGTCCCCGGCGGGTCGGTCAAGCTGTGGTCCGAGCCCGGCTGCAAGGGCACCTCGCTGGTCGTCACCGACGACGTCCGCGACGTGACCGCGCTCGGCTTCCCCCACGGCCCCGGGTCGCTGTTCTTCGGCTGA
- a CDS encoding serine/threonine-protein kinase: MADEMFGPYRIGPLIGRGGMGEVHRAHDTAHDRAVALKRLAPAFHDDAAFRARFRREAQVVARLREPHVIPIHAYGEIDGRLYLDMRLVEGEDLNDLVARGPLEPERAVRIVEQVAGALDAAHADGLVHRDVKPSNVLVAPGDFVYLVDFGIARSSSPAATGITASGEVIGTVDYMAPERFADGPVGAAADTYALACVLFACLTGRRPFEVDGTAAQIYAHLQEPPPKARALNPAVPPALDHVIARGMAKDPAARHESAGALAAAARAALAAAPPQGGAPNPPGPVTPANPASGPNPVPGAAASRPVAPGAVALGAVAGGAVAGGAGAGGAGAGGAGAGGAGAGGAGAGGAGAGGARASGSAASGSAATPGSPSAPSRLPAPTPAPTHPAPTPAPTHPAPTHPAPTHPAPTHPEPATPSGGTRFPAPPNRRPSHPASPTARRAAIAAVAAAVVALTVVAYLVFDGRSELMTGQPGPATSTATRTTGTTTTRSTTKPLPTSISIVTPTTTGVNPGERALLDALPQVYRGNPSCTPEHADGPGVTAKVVCTEPNDTYERAVRPTRAEFRLFADRAAQDAHFQSVVTGRGIPRDDSQGGCRPKTQPIHYSSYWRDTSGPLDGDFTTCYLDGGVGVLWWTDSRTTTTGTFATAPGADNDTLDKLDLWWNTMVLSAM; encoded by the coding sequence ATGGCTGACGAGATGTTCGGTCCGTACCGGATCGGGCCGCTGATCGGGCGCGGCGGGATGGGCGAGGTCCACCGGGCGCACGACACCGCGCACGACCGGGCGGTGGCGCTCAAGCGGCTCGCGCCCGCCTTCCACGACGACGCCGCGTTCCGGGCCCGCTTCCGCCGCGAGGCGCAGGTGGTCGCCCGGCTGCGCGAACCGCACGTCATCCCCATCCACGCCTACGGCGAGATCGACGGGCGCCTCTACCTCGACATGCGCCTGGTCGAGGGCGAGGACCTCAACGACCTGGTCGCGCGCGGGCCGCTGGAGCCGGAGCGGGCGGTGCGGATCGTGGAGCAGGTGGCGGGCGCCCTCGACGCCGCCCACGCCGACGGGCTCGTGCACCGCGACGTGAAGCCGTCCAACGTGCTGGTCGCGCCGGGGGACTTCGTGTACCTGGTCGACTTCGGCATCGCCCGCAGCTCCTCGCCGGCCGCCACCGGCATCACCGCGTCCGGCGAGGTCATCGGGACCGTCGACTACATGGCGCCCGAGCGGTTCGCCGACGGCCCGGTGGGCGCGGCGGCCGACACGTACGCGCTGGCCTGCGTGCTGTTCGCCTGCCTGACCGGGCGAAGGCCCTTCGAGGTCGACGGCACCGCCGCCCAGATCTACGCCCACCTCCAGGAACCGCCGCCGAAGGCCCGCGCCCTCAACCCGGCGGTGCCACCGGCCCTGGACCACGTGATCGCCCGCGGCATGGCCAAGGACCCGGCCGCCCGGCACGAGAGCGCGGGCGCCCTGGCCGCCGCCGCCCGCGCCGCGCTCGCCGCGGCACCCCCGCAGGGCGGGGCACCGAACCCGCCCGGCCCGGTCACGCCCGCGAACCCGGCCTCCGGACCGAACCCGGTTCCCGGCGCGGCGGCCTCCAGGCCAGTGGCTCCCGGGGCAGTGGCTCTTGGGGCAGTGGCTGGAGGGGCAGTGGCTGGAGGGGCAGGGGCTGGAGGGGCAGGGGCTGGAGGGGCAGGGGCTGGAGGGGCAGGGGCTGGAGGGGCAGGGGCTGGAGGGGCAGGGGCTGGAGGGGCAAGGGCTTCGGGGTCGGCGGCTTCGGGGTCGGCGGCGACTCCCGGATCCCCCTCAGCCCCCAGCCGGCTCCCCGCACCGACACCGGCACCGACCCACCCGGCACCGACACCGGCACCAACCCACCCGGCACCAACCCACCCGGCACCAACCCACCCGGCACCAACCCACCCGGAACCCGCCACCCCGAGCGGCGGCACGCGGTTCCCCGCCCCGCCGAACAGGCGCCCGTCCCACCCCGCCTCACCAACCGCCCGCCGAGCCGCCATTGCCGCGGTGGCCGCCGCGGTGGTGGCGCTGACGGTCGTCGCCTACCTGGTGTTCGACGGCAGGTCCGAGCTGATGACCGGCCAACCCGGCCCGGCCACGAGCACCGCCACCAGGACCACCGGCACCACAACCACCCGCTCGACCACCAAACCCCTCCCCACCTCGATCAGCATCGTCACCCCGACCACCACCGGCGTGAACCCCGGGGAACGGGCCCTGCTCGACGCCCTGCCCCAGGTCTACCGCGGCAACCCCTCCTGCACCCCGGAGCACGCCGACGGCCCGGGCGTCACCGCGAAGGTCGTCTGCACCGAGCCCAACGACACCTACGAGCGGGCCGTGCGGCCCACCCGCGCCGAGTTCCGCCTCTTCGCCGACCGCGCCGCCCAGGACGCCCACTTCCAGTCCGTGGTCACCGGCCGCGGCATCCCGCGCGACGACTCGCAGGGCGGCTGCCGGCCGAAGACGCAGCCGATCCACTACTCCTCGTACTGGCGCGACACCTCGGGCCCGCTCGACGGCGACTTCACCACCTGCTACCTGGACGGCGGCGTGGGCGTGCTGTGGTGGACCGACTCCCGCACCACCACGACCGGCACCTTCGCCACCGCGCCCGGCGCCGACAACGACACCCTCGACAAGCTGGACCTGTGGTGGAACACCATGGTCCTCAGCGCCATGTGA
- a CDS encoding helix-turn-helix domain-containing protein codes for MSNEMYSVEQVADRLGLHVRTVRGYIRSGRLKAVRIGKQYRVARADLDELTGRPPVPAAGGPLVEVSSIVQVDGVDRLAADRLSTLVVAGVNAGHDPAAPPLRVQTVYDEERRRMKVVLLGGPAETAEVLRVLDAVLNGDNGLLGEGSRG; via the coding sequence ATGAGTAACGAAATGTACTCGGTCGAGCAGGTCGCCGACCGGCTGGGCCTGCACGTGCGCACCGTGCGCGGGTACATCCGGTCCGGTCGCCTCAAGGCCGTGCGGATCGGTAAGCAGTACCGGGTCGCCAGGGCCGACCTCGACGAGCTGACCGGTCGGCCACCGGTCCCGGCCGCCGGCGGTCCGCTGGTGGAGGTGTCGAGCATCGTGCAGGTCGACGGGGTGGACCGGCTCGCCGCCGACCGGCTGAGCACGCTCGTGGTGGCCGGGGTGAACGCGGGCCACGACCCGGCGGCGCCGCCGCTGCGCGTCCAGACCGTCTACGACGAGGAGCGACGGCGCATGAAGGTCGTGCTGCTGGGCGGCCCGGCGGAGACGGCGGAGGTGCTGCGGGTGCTCGACGCCGTGCTGAACGGCGACAACGGGTTGCTGGGGGAGGGGAGTCGTGGCTGA
- a CDS encoding DUF4180 domain-containing protein produces the protein MADELEERAGVTVLVCDPGGPPLTTGADLVDLVGAVFLGAEAVAVPASRLGDDFFALRTGIAGEVMQKFVNYRLRLVVVGDISGHLEASSALRALVRESNRGEHVWFLPDLDALDARLRAGRAV, from the coding sequence GTGGCTGACGAGCTGGAGGAGCGGGCCGGGGTGACCGTGCTGGTGTGCGACCCGGGCGGGCCGCCGCTGACCACCGGGGCGGACCTGGTCGACCTGGTCGGCGCGGTCTTCCTCGGCGCGGAGGCGGTGGCGGTGCCCGCGAGCCGGTTGGGCGACGACTTCTTCGCCCTGCGCACCGGGATCGCCGGCGAGGTGATGCAGAAGTTCGTCAACTACCGGCTGCGCCTGGTCGTCGTCGGCGACATCTCCGGGCACCTGGAGGCCAGCTCCGCGCTGCGCGCCCTGGTCCGGGAGTCCAACCGGGGCGAGCACGTGTGGTTCCTCCCCGACCTCGACGCGCTCGACGCCCGGCTGCGGGCGGGCCGGGCGGTGTGA
- a CDS encoding HD domain-containing protein: MTTLDEYGDLPFPRTATALAAMRFARDIEQPDIFNHSMRTYLYGRFVGERRGLRPDLDYDDELLFLGCVLHDAGLSAEGDGDQSFDLDGADLAARFLTGRGVAADRVEVVWDAIALHLCVEVAARKRPEIALVTAGAGYDLAPSPKHPLPPGYAERVHAVLPRLGVGPGIRDAIVAQALEKPHKAPPFTFPGELVRQATGRGWPTWDELIAREPSWHDRA, translated from the coding sequence GTGACCACCTTGGACGAGTACGGCGACCTGCCGTTCCCCCGCACCGCGACGGCTCTCGCCGCGATGCGCTTCGCCCGCGACATCGAGCAGCCGGACATCTTCAACCACAGCATGCGCACCTACCTCTACGGCCGCTTCGTCGGCGAGCGGCGCGGCCTGCGACCGGACCTCGACTACGACGACGAACTGCTGTTCCTCGGGTGCGTGCTGCACGACGCCGGGCTCAGCGCCGAGGGCGACGGCGACCAGTCCTTCGACCTCGACGGCGCCGACCTCGCCGCGCGGTTCCTGACCGGGCGGGGCGTGGCGGCCGACCGGGTGGAGGTCGTCTGGGACGCGATCGCCCTGCACCTGTGCGTCGAGGTCGCCGCCCGCAAGCGGCCGGAGATCGCCCTGGTGACCGCGGGCGCGGGCTACGACCTGGCGCCGAGCCCGAAGCACCCGCTGCCGCCCGGGTACGCCGAGCGCGTCCACGCCGTGCTGCCGCGCCTGGGCGTGGGGCCCGGCATCCGGGACGCGATCGTGGCCCAGGCGCTGGAGAAGCCGCACAAGGCGCCGCCCTTCACCTTCCCGGGCGAGCTGGTGCGGCAGGCCACCGGGCGCGGCTGGCCGACCTGGGACGAGCTGATCGCCCGGGAGCCGAGCTGGCACGACCGGGCCTGA
- a CDS encoding DUF3817 domain-containing protein, with protein MTALRVAAAAEAGSLAVLLVNLVTVHNGLVTSVGGPVHGLAYVAVIGFAFALPAPGARWRAFIPGVGGLLALRRHRIPSTHEG; from the coding sequence GTGACCGCGCTGCGCGTCGCGGCCGCCGCGGAGGCCGGCTCGCTGGCCGTGCTGCTGGTCAACCTCGTGACCGTCCACAACGGACTCGTCACGTCGGTCGGCGGTCCGGTGCACGGCCTGGCCTACGTCGCCGTCATCGGCTTCGCGTTCGCGCTGCCCGCGCCGGGCGCCCGGTGGCGCGCGTTCATCCCCGGCGTCGGCGGGCTGCTCGCCCTCCGACGCCACCGGATCCCGTCGACGCACGAAGGGTGA
- a CDS encoding membrane protein produces MDHVLLSIHVVAGIVFVGGSAVAASLFPRYAPVVPAPEGSQRNRAVAAALHRITGGYAAFGILVPLVGLALAVVQGRVGEVWITVAVVLTAAAGLLLATQVHPRQRDALARPDDGRRLRALSAFAGAYNLLWVAVVVLMVVRPGSVEA; encoded by the coding sequence ATGGACCACGTCCTGCTGTCGATCCACGTGGTCGCCGGCATCGTGTTCGTCGGCGGCTCCGCGGTCGCCGCGAGCCTGTTCCCCCGCTACGCGCCGGTCGTCCCCGCGCCGGAGGGGTCGCAGCGCAACCGGGCCGTCGCCGCCGCGCTGCACCGCATCACCGGCGGCTACGCCGCGTTCGGCATCCTGGTGCCCCTGGTCGGCCTCGCGCTGGCCGTCGTCCAGGGCCGGGTGGGCGAGGTGTGGATCACCGTCGCCGTGGTGCTCACCGCCGCGGCGGGCCTGCTGCTCGCCACCCAGGTCCACCCGCGGCAGCGCGACGCGCTCGCCCGCCCCGACGACGGGCGCCGGCTGCGGGCGCTCTCCGCGTTCGCGGGCGCCTACAACCTGCTGTGGGTCGCCGTGGTCGTGCTGATGGTCGTCCGGCCGGGGTCGGTGGAGGCGTGA
- a CDS encoding MarR family winged helix-turn-helix transcriptional regulator, with protein MTAEDDPTRPPLTSTSVLVLTVARRVEAELGAALAPLDLTVSRLGLLGHIGGVPGASFSDLARMSGISVQSVHGAVKALVAAGLVRDLNARPGSASTIELTPEGARLLQAARQVVAEVDERLFGSGADPVHQRFGAAVRAAFTG; from the coding sequence GTGACCGCCGAGGACGACCCGACCCGACCGCCCCTGACCAGCACCTCCGTCCTCGTGCTGACGGTGGCCCGCCGGGTGGAGGCCGAGCTCGGCGCCGCCCTCGCCCCGCTGGACCTGACGGTGAGCAGGCTGGGGCTGCTCGGGCACATCGGCGGGGTGCCGGGTGCCTCGTTCAGCGACCTGGCCCGGATGTCCGGGATCTCGGTGCAGTCCGTGCACGGCGCGGTGAAGGCGCTCGTGGCCGCCGGGCTGGTGCGGGACCTGAACGCGCGGCCGGGGTCCGCGTCGACGATCGAGCTGACGCCCGAGGGCGCGCGGCTGCTCCAGGCGGCCCGGCAGGTGGTGGCCGAGGTGGACGAGCGGCTGTTCGGGTCGGGCGCCGACCCCGTTCACCAGAGGTTCGGCGCGGCGGTGCGCGCGGCGTTCACGGGCTGA
- a CDS encoding glycosyltransferase: protein MRVLFVALGSVGHTYPLIPLATAARDAGHEVHFATGEEVHAPLAANGLRPFRPADVFYEVYAEDLAPELDRLRPDLVVHEWGVPGAAVAAHRAGIPGLWHGFGRMVPKGIGLELPTETTGVPALPHVDICPPSLQDRDFLSSQERVELRPVPFAEPAGPPVRRTSRPLVHLTLGTAFGTPELLTAAITGLAALDVDVVVATGRVRPDLLTAVPDHVDVRRWVPQAHLLPHVDLVVHHGGSGTTLGALAFGVPQLLLPQGADQFANADAVSAAGAGLRLLPGEQDAGAVAEHARRLLAADGDHRDAARGIAEEIARMPSPDDVARRLPEYA, encoded by the coding sequence ATGCGCGTGCTCTTCGTCGCCCTGGGCTCCGTGGGCCACACCTACCCGCTCATCCCCCTCGCCACCGCCGCCCGGGACGCCGGTCACGAGGTCCACTTCGCCACCGGCGAGGAGGTCCACGCACCCCTCGCCGCGAACGGCCTGCGCCCCTTCCGCCCCGCCGACGTCTTCTACGAGGTCTACGCCGAGGACCTGGCCCCGGAACTGGACCGGCTGCGCCCCGACCTCGTGGTCCACGAGTGGGGCGTCCCCGGGGCGGCGGTCGCCGCGCACCGCGCCGGCATCCCCGGCCTCTGGCACGGTTTCGGCCGCATGGTCCCGAAGGGCATCGGCCTCGAACTCCCCACCGAGACCACCGGGGTCCCCGCGCTCCCGCACGTCGACATCTGCCCGCCCTCCCTCCAGGACCGCGACTTCCTGTCCTCGCAGGAGCGGGTCGAACTGCGCCCGGTCCCGTTCGCCGAACCGGCGGGACCACCGGTGCGCCGCACCTCGCGCCCCCTGGTGCACCTGACCCTGGGCACCGCGTTCGGCACCCCGGAGCTGCTGACCGCCGCGATCACCGGACTGGCGGCGCTCGACGTGGACGTGGTGGTCGCCACCGGCCGCGTGCGCCCGGACCTGCTCACCGCCGTCCCCGACCACGTCGACGTGCGCCGCTGGGTGCCGCAGGCGCACCTGCTGCCGCACGTCGACCTGGTCGTCCACCACGGCGGCAGCGGCACCACCCTCGGCGCGCTCGCCTTCGGCGTCCCCCAGCTCCTCCTGCCCCAGGGGGCCGACCAGTTCGCCAACGCCGACGCCGTCAGCGCGGCCGGCGCGGGCCTGCGCCTGCTCCCCGGTGAACAGGACGCGGGGGCCGTCGCCGAGCACGCCCGCAGGCTGCTGGCGGCCGACGGCGACCACCGCGACGCCGCCCGGGGGATCGCCGAGGAGATCGCCCGCATGCCCTCCCCGGACGACGTCGCCCGCCGGCTCCCGGAATACGCCTGA